TATTTTGCTCTTCTGTAGCTTCCATAATGGAGAGTGTGGAGGGGGTTTGGCTGTTGGATTTAGCTGTTCAAAACTGAGTAATGATAAATGGTTCAGAGTGTAGTTTGCACTAAACGTGAGTGGTCacattttaagttatttattcGCAGGTGTCAGTGTGGGTGGCATTTCTGGAAAAGGAAAGCCCCATTTATTAATAATGCTTAGGGAGTTGCTGTTCACAATTTTAATTACATTCAGACTTAAAATGTTAATCATATATaaaactattataaaaaataagatgTTTGTGAGCAGTGGTGCTTGTATTAAAACTGATGGCATATTCAAATATTTCACATAAGAGGGCAAAGAATTTTAATCCTTTAATTCCTGTAGAAAGTAATTTTCTCTCTTTCACTTTCAGCATGGGGCCATTTGGGCTTTTAGTTGTAATTGAACAGGGAATGTGGTTAATATTAAGTGTATTGTTTAAACAGCATGTTTAAAGACAAAGAACAGTGGCCCCCCCCCCAGAGTCCCTGTAAGAATAGCAGAGTGAAGTCTAGCTGATCTAGGTTTGTGTTTAATACTGCTTTGTCCTACAAAACAGCCGGAATCATTTAAGGCATGAATTCACGCAAGGCACTGGGAACACTGCTGAAAGTTATGTACTCTGCTGACATCAATATAGATGGAAGGCACTCCGGCAGATTTTCAGACACACATTCATAACTGCAACCCTCACATTTTACTTCCTCTCAACAGGTGACTATACTAGACTTCAGATGTGGTGCTGTGCTGACCATTGCAGTAAATCGAAGTTGCTGTCACGTTAACTGTATGATACAGGGTTTGTGAAATGGCACATTGTCCACCTTCAAGTATCCTTTCAGAAGGAGCTGGCTGTTTCCATGAATATTTGCACATAGTCAGCAACAATTcttctgttgctgtttcaatCGAGTGACACTCCGTTGTTATCATAAGGGCTAATAATGTATGAGCAAAGAAAACACTTCCCTACGCTCTCTCTATAACACTGTTATATGCACTTTGTGACTTGCAGAGGGGCACCACAATTGAAAAAAAGTGGAAACAATTTACCACAGCACGGTGCTAGCACATATGGGCTGTAAGGGTTTAGGATCTTTTATGTCTGCATTCATGGCTTACAGCCCTGATCCCTGATAGGGATCAAGAGGAGTACAGGTCAGTTAGTAAGACTGTGACAGGGTGAAAATAATGAGAGAAGTGAAAGAGCAGTCAAAAGGCACACAGGTCAAAGGCAGACTTGATTTATTTTGGAGATGTCTAATGTGCAGTAGCAACAGGATACAACCTAATATCATGGTGTTTAGGATAAAAAGCCTATCAACTCGTCCATGGGATCATCACTGTATCAAATCGGGATCACACAATACACGATACACACAATCAgtgtatttgttttttccttatttacagATGCAGCAATATTTCAAAACAGgtggcctgaatatttttaattacacctcATCGTTATAGGTATTGTGTGTCAAACAGGCAACCACATAAGAGAGAGACTAACTGTAGTACATAGCGTGTTGGCTCTTCAAAGTGGGGATTTTAAAGCGTTGTAGTAAAAGGAAATTCAGAATTgtcagttattttccatttgctttattGAGAATGTCTTAGCATTAAACGGCCATTGGGAATCTCAGGTTAGGTTTAAGTGTAAACATGACAGAATCAGTTGCAAAAAAGATACTTTCAAGGCACTGAAAAAGTGTTTAGAAAAACTGCTCCAAGTATACTTCTGAATCcagggaaacaaaaaaaactgctttaagttttactaataaaaatgataagctgggcattcaaaattatgaaatggtTGATCGTGTGAGTGAAGTGCTAAAATGATTCTACAAAGTACAGTGCCAGAATTTGCCCGGGTAAAACAAACCATTCTTTTACCATCGAAATGTCTGCTTTTGTCTTTGAAAGTTGCTACTTGAATATATATTATTCAATCTGACAGTCCCATTGTGCACAAACTTATAAAAAACTATTAGTTGAGCTCATTATGCCTAAGAGGATGGCCACAAATAATTGCGTATTCAGGGTCTTCCAGTTTGCTTAAATTGAGTCTGAGTATTCATCTGATGTCATTCTCCACAGAACAGCCACTCACTGGAGATTGTTTTTGTGTAGTACaccattttctgtaaactgtAGAGTCTGAGGTTTTGAAGGGGAGAGGAGAAGTAGCAGTTTGTGCGATTCGAGACCAAACAATCTTGCCCACAGTCAAAGTCACTTTTATCCTTTTTGTTCTaatggttttttttctttaaagcgcTTTGACAAGGTGCATCATAAGGGGCTGTTGATCAAAGTAGAAGAGGTGAAATTCAAGGAAGCGTGTGCAGAACTGGGTCAGATACTAAAAGCAATGGATTGGTGATGTGAGGGTttagccgcccccccccccccccccccgacttaTTGGATGTCTTTACAAGTGGTTTCCCTCAATGATCAGCACTAGAGCTgctgcacatttattttaatccatataaattaaagaaataaaaatgtgtttggagATGTTTAAAATAGGTGGAATTTTAAGGATAGTTGGCAAATTCATTACAAATGGACCTGGACagaaattaatactttttatggtaaataaatgtaaaattttatatagaaagcaaacataCTAGTATATATAATGATAGAAGGTTGTCTGAAActttactgtatactttatgatAATGAGTTTTATGGACTTGATTACTGTTCACTTTCAGACAATGTACAGGAGTGATTAATAGGGCCAAAAATATGGCTGGTTTTCAGTATGCTATCTTAAGTTACACAACAGAAGAGGTTATGCTGTATTTGTGATATTTGAGACACCGCATATATTTTGGCCACTATCACAAACAAGATGTAACAGTGTTAGAGTAGTCCGGAGACATCCAAGTAAGCTCATTTATAGGACTGTGTGGTATGAGGGAATCCTGAAGGAGTTAGGCCACTTCATTGTTATAGAAGAGGAGATTAAGTGGTAACATTATGTACCTCTTCAAAGTTGTAAAGAAAATTTAGCATGATAGATACTAACTTTATAAGACACTATTAGAGTAGAACATGGGGTGTATGAATGCAAGGCATTTCagggttctttttgttttttttaacactctGACAAATTACCAGATAGTCACAACTGGATAACATTTTGCGAAAGTTGTGTAAATAGGGATTTACAAACCATGCTTGGTTGAATGGCCTTTTCACATttcaatttaatattaatattttgctgCAAAGATGTCATCATTTATAGTTGCTCATTTTTATTACTTAACTATACTACTGGGTTCTTGTTATTCAGTGCATCATAACTAATAAATGTTTTGCAATCAAAAAGagaatacactttttttttttttttaacttttttaattttgggctGTTAGGGAGggcatgttgttgttgttttttattttttaaaatttttttaagagacgagttaaaaaaaatctggatTAAGTTGCAATAAATAATTAAGACAACGTTAACATTAAAGGCAACAACAAATATGATCAGCCTTCATGTGCAATTTGAAATCTGTAGTTACTTTATGGTAATGCAGTCTGACTTGAATGCTCTCATACACTTATGCTACTGTCCCTTCAGTATtaattaaacatgaaataaaaaactcTCAATTCACCATATTTGCTGGGTATTTTTCTTTTagactatctctctctctctctctatctatctatctatctatctatctatctatctatctatctatctatagccacATGTATCCTAAAAATGGCAATAATCTGCATTATCTGACATAATTACCACATTATATGCATCACATGGCACATAGTTCATAAAACTGTATTacatcttgtaaaaaaaaaaacaaatgctagcGCCCTACAGTCTTAATAAACTTGAGGCAGTTTTAGTGGGATGTTGCACCCTGGGAGTAATGGAGTAGTGTATCAGAATTTTTAATTGTCCACAGTGACAGCCACAGGAAAGATACTTTCAGCATAGTCATTGTATTTTGCTTTTAATGGCAATAACGGATACCTAAAGGGAGTTATTTAATAGGACAGTTACCCAGTGAGTGTGCTCTTTGGTTACATAGCCTGGTTCACTCTTTATTACACATTAAAAGGGGCCTTAGCTTTAGACTTTCAGTACTCTGTACTCTCTGAACAACACTTTACAGTTTGTCTTGAGTGGGCAGATGAACTGCCAACCCGTTTTGTTGGAAATCAAATCTGCTTTCACTGAATACCTTGTAAAAATGGACCATTCATTAATGGCAACAGTTGAACTATTTTAAGACAACATTGGAAAAACATTTGCTGCTGAGCTTTCTTTGCAGCTGAATTAACATTTTCATTGCAGTGCAGACTGTGAGTAATTGTGGCTGGCAGTGAACGGAGATAATTCTCACACGCTAACAGTGTCACCATTTATGGCCAGGGTTTTAGAAAAAgggaagttttttttaaattctgttttcatAGTGTTTGACATCATATTGTTAAGGATATAGTTTACTGAACAGATAGTGAAACGGCTACATGGCATCAACAGACTTGCAGCATTAGAAAGGAGTCATTAGAGCAGAGGTTGTCAGAGAAATGAGGTATAAAAGAGTGCTATTAGAATGCAACCCCATGCTCAGGATAAGGGACCCTGATGACTGACTGCATAGACACACAATGATGCATCTATTCTTCGTAATGTCCAAGAACCAGAGACATACTTAACACAGTCCATGCTTCAAAAAAACTGAACTTTTGACAAATGCTAACATACAATCTAATCATGGGGCCCAGATAACAACTGGAGATTTCAGATTCTGCAGGATTTAGAAGAGGGCCATGTGTATCATGTACAACATTTTACTGGTTTGTTAGCATGATAGGCAAACTAAAGGGGGTGAGGGAGATTTTTGTGGGCAGACTGGATGTATAGGAGATTTAGGCATGAGACCATACCAACCCCACAATACATTCTGCAATTCAGACTTCACAATACAATATTCCCATGATTTGAAATTTTCATCAAAGAAATGTATGATGTATTTAGCGTTACTTATTAATTATACATACATAAGACACTATAATGTGCAACTTATGCATAAGTAATAACTATGTTTTTaaggtttttctgttttttaataaaactagcTGTTCTACCCATATTCATCTGGAAAAAGTAGTGGAAATGTACAGTAAATcacatatgtaaaataaaaacagatctgaCCCTCTGACCTTGTCATTGCTgcaaaaacacatgcatttttactattatttagcATCCAGTGCTTCTGAGTTTATTAAGCCATTTTTTCCCCCTAAGAGATCAAGTTTGCAGAATTCAGTGCCATTGCTTAGCATGATGGTGCTGGAGTCCACATCAGAAACTATCCATCTGGCATTTCTGTCAGGATGTCCAGGATGCAGCTGGCATAGAGAAGTATTGTGGCCTAGTAGACTCCCCTATGAGCTTCTgaggatgatggtgttgaatgctgaactgaaAGTATATAAACAGCATTCTAGCGTAAGTGTCTCTCTTGTCCAGATGGGGCATATTGTCTGTATTGGGCGCTGACACCTTCACATCATTCTACTGGCAAGAGCGTACTTCTTTTGTTAATTACTACTAATGGTTcaattagattttttaaattctcaGCTATCGATGAAAGGTGTTTGTGGTTCATTTCAGTCATATGATAATGTAACGCAATATACAATACTATGCCACATTTTGTACTGTCAGTATTTTGTATGACAAAATTTGATACAAAGAAATATTGTCTCCTGCCCGTGAAGTGTCATTTTCAACTGATTTCAGTATCACATAAGTATCTGTTAGTTTTGGGTAATTATGGATTCTTTAATACAGACAGAAACCAAGTCATGGACAAGACATTTGCTTTCACAGTGTTGGAGTATACGAAGTGAAACAACAGAAGCATTTTTAGATCTGTATTAAAATGCCAAAGAGGGCAAATGCCAGAGATCCAAGATGCAAGAGGAAGAATCAAAACAGAAATCCCAgttaaagacattttattaaagtatCTCCATTATTGAAGTGAACAATATGCTGCCCTTTCTGTAATAtagcataaaaatataaacagcttTAAAATGCTTATGCATCCATCAAGTAGTTACCCAACTATCACTCACCTAATCAAGTAttcataaattcataaatatcaaaatatgcaATGCAGACCGTGAACCTTTAATGTGTGGCAGAGATCCCCACAGTGTAACAATAAATGGGGTTTATAATCTTGGGGGATTTTCAGGCATAGGGTTTAAAAGAATGATTTTGTCTTGAACTGCCTAATGTATCTTAACATGCacacattctaaatttattcattttttttgtccagtacctgaaaaatactgctttaaaaatcatatgaaatataaaaactctttaaagctgtttttgtaacagtATGTTTTTAGAGCCTGGTTGGTTCACAAAACATTCTGTTAAGTTTCTAACATTtgttattgtaagatttatatttgacTCATTAGCTGGGTAAAATATATTACTAAAGAGTAATATTTGAAACTTGAATTATTATGACTCATTTGTTAAATGTCAAACTCCTGGTGCTTTAATTTCTAAGTCTGTCCCTCCCTTTCTTTCtaactatctatctgtcatatagtgcctttaatctctctctctctctctctcaacattACTCTCAACATATTTGTACAGTCAGGTGAGCAGGCTTCGCCAACTTTTGTGGTATTTATATATCGAAGATAGAGAATGAGGATAATGTCAGTTTGATAGTACAGTAAGGGGGCATGTGTTAGTTTTCAGGAGGATGGCTGGTTTGTTTTTTGAAACCCATCCAGACTGTCAATCGTGCACTTTTGTTTGTTCATGCTTATTTTTTTGACTAGGTGTATGAATAAAACCAATAATGGCTTCGCTTACATGGGTAACTTGAGAaacttgcattatttttttgGACAACGACCATACTTGATTTAATTACAGGCAGGATtttgtaaagataaaaaaatgtgcACGTGACTATTACAAAATATGCTTTATCATTAAAGAATACTAAGGTGCTTTATTTGAAGTGATTcttgttttcatgtttctgtacATAGTGTCTTATTTGTTGTGTTACTGCATTATCTAAAACACAAGATGAAGTATGATAAAGCAGAATGAATATTTGTGGTTTCTTTTCTAGAAACTAAACCTGCAGTTGTGGTTAAGTCTCGTGTATTTGCGTTCATTTAATAACCCAAATTGTTGTTCTCGTTGACAGGTGCAGGAAATGAGTTCTGGCAAGGAGGAAAGTGAAAATCGTGGGAATCATGATGAtggtgaatttattcatttacatCATGGTGGAAGTTTCCCGCAGTAATGGTGGCCATGGCAAAAATTCCCATAATACAGTGATCGTGACAGAAAAACGATTTTGGAAGAAACAGGTTCCAAGTGAAGCTTATTGGAACAGACAGCAAGaaataatggattatttatataaTCCCATCCTAGGCACACTGAACAGCACTATCTTGGAGGAAATTAAAAATGCTAACATAAGCCTTTCGAGTTTGAATTCTTGTGAGCCTGACCTTCATGTGAAAAACTCAAGTGAAGGATTATAACTTTCTGCCTAATCGATTCAAAGACTTTCTCCTCTACATGAAATGTAGGACTTACTCCCTGGTTGTCAATCAGCctacaaaatgcaaaaacagtCCCTTTCTTTTGCTGGCCATTAAATCCCTTTCTCCACACTTTGACAGAAGACAAGCAATACGAGAGTCTTGGGGGAAGACTCAAAAAATAGGCAACTACACGGGTAGTTACTGTCTTTTTGCTAGGGAATGCAACAGCTGTCGATTTCTTTCCAAACCTCAGTGAAATGCTGGAGCATGAGAGCAAAATGTACAATGACATTTTGCTTTGGGACTATAGAGATTCGTTTTTCAATCTTACAATTAAAGAGGTGCTGTTCCTGGAGTGGTTTTATCAGTACTGTCCAATGCGCAGTTCATCTTTAAAGGTGATGATGATGTTTTTGTGAACACTCACAGGATTGTGGAGTACTTGAAGGTTTTACAGAAGCCAAAAGCCAAAGATCTGTTTGTCGGGGATGTTATCACAAATGCAGGGCCACACCGCAATAAAAAACTGAAGTATTTTATTCCTGAGAGCATGTTTGTGGGATCCTACCCGTCTTATGCAGGTGGTGGAGGGTTTTTGTATTCTGGAGGACTTGGCTTTGCGACTCTACAATATTTCTCATCAAGTATTACTTTTTCCTATCGATGATGTCTATACAGGAATGTGCCTGAAAAAGCTGGGCCTCACTCCCGAAAAGCACAAAGGATTCCGAACCTTTGACATTGAAGAGAAATACAGAAGCAATCCTTGTGCTTACAGAAGCCTCATACTTGTGCATAGCCGAACGCCTCAGGAGATGATTCAGATTTGGTCATGGCTGAAAGATTCAGAAGTAAATTGCCAGTAAGGACAAAACCTTTGAGACTGTGCAAACTTGAAGCATTAACCTCTTTAATCGGTCTCAAGGCATGGTCACCCTGTAGTCCATGTAAGGATGACAACTGTATTCTGCACTTTGGCCTGGAGCCACGTCAGTAGCCAGATTCAGTGTTGGTGGCAAAATGTACTCTTCTTGATAAGTTGCCTTTGaaattttggtgtgtgtgtgtgtc
The sequence above is drawn from the Erpetoichthys calabaricus chromosome 15, fErpCal1.3, whole genome shotgun sequence genome and encodes:
- the LOC114666263 gene encoding LOW QUALITY PROTEIN: N-acetyllactosaminide beta-1,3-N-acetylglucosaminyltransferase 2-like (The sequence of the model RefSeq protein was modified relative to this genomic sequence to represent the inferred CDS: inserted 1 base in 1 codon; deleted 3 bases in 3 codons), producing the protein MMMVNLFIYIMVEVSRSNGGHGKNSHNTVIVTEKRFWKKQVPSEAYWNRQQEIMDYLYNPILGTLNSTILEEIKNANISLSSLNSCEPDLHVKTQVKDYNFLPNRFKDFLLYMKCRTYSLVVNQPTKCKNSPFLLLAIKSLSPHFDRRQAIRESWGKTQKIGNYTVVTVFLLGNATAVDFFPNLSEMLEHESKMYNDILLWDYRDSFFNLTIKEVLFLEWFYQYCPXAQFIFKGDDDVFVNTHRIVEYLKVLQKPKAKDLFVGDVITNAGPHRNKKLKYFIPESMFVGSYPSYAGGGGFLYSGDLALRLYNISHQVLLFPIDDVYTGMCLKKLGLTPEKHKGFRTFDIEEKYRSNPCAYRSLILVHSRTPQEMIQIWSWLKDSEVNCQ